The proteins below are encoded in one region of Cololabis saira isolate AMF1-May2022 chromosome 11, fColSai1.1, whole genome shotgun sequence:
- the c7b gene encoding complement component 7b — translation MNLKPFKTLLPQLNLGATLMLSLALVTPIRCQRPVNCGWGSYGDWSECDGCTRTQVRTRHVNVYAQFGGAPCSGGATQTQSCVPQRKCPLEASCGGRFRCTSGQCLSPSLVCNGDQDCEDGLDERNCDLDNRQYSCDLDKTPPNSEITGRGYDVLSGKLRAGVINTLSFGGQCRKVFSGDHKVTYRLPQNILRYNFEVQVDNEESDESYESSWSYTQHIQANALIGHDRRTFHKELTDSKAHRLIILKNKVELAQFQNSAPQYLTLSEGFWKALSSLPLTYDYSAYRQILQLYGTHYLSEGSLGGEYQGLLEFNLQAFSSTSTTDIDYQRCWRKVKRFLFFKKVKTICEKVRKSLSSSSSGRVNTKPIKVNVFGGDPTFISALSVLDLEKPEVNGEIYHDWASSVKDFPDVIDQKLRPLYELVKEVQCAGLKKLHLKKATEEYLAEEHPCHCRPCQNNGQPMLTGTECRCACRPGTSGPACERGAVIGEQPGVLHGSWSCWSSWSSCSGAQRSRTRSCINPAPSRGGRHCVGQQMEQKPCDEAGIQYLQMMEPHCFSLSVTPPKTCAPPPNLGNGFVRNPKDFYTVGSTVEYSCIDGYYLSGHAVATCAENQKWSTGAMVCKSSMCEIPSVNSLVMVTPSKAAYQIGESVSLSCPEGSVLGNEVSDIMCSPSLQWSPSPAEVHCKSGPTAHPPPASLRCKLWESVGKSGCVCKMPFQCLTSLQLCARSGSNSRNLVLGICKLGALQCLGRNFTLASDSDCDWPEETFTSCEDCKPGTVCQESARKCICQDASQCPKDSSLLCISLDDGTAMTMTECEVGARRCAGEHVNVTNIEACPE, via the exons ATGAATTTAAAGCCCTTCAAAACTCTGCTACCA cAGCTGAATTTGGGAGCTACTTTGATGTTGTCACTCGCCTTAGTGACACCGATTCG CTGCCAGCGGCCGGTAAACTGTGGATGGGGGTCTTATGGAGATTGGTCTGAGTGTGATGGATGCACCAGGACACAG GTCCGGACTCGTCACGTGAATGTCTATGCTCAGTTTGGTGGGGCACCATGTTCAGGTGGAGCCACTCAAACGCAGTCATGCGTCCCACAGAGGAAATGTCCCCTGGAAGCCAGCTGTGGAGGCAGATTCCGCTGCACCTCCG GTCAGTGTTTAAGTCCCTCTCTGGTGTGTAACGGAGACCAGGACTGCGAGGATGGTCTGGATGAGCGAAACTGTGACCTAGACAACAGACAGTACTCATGTGACCTTGACAAAACACCTCCCAACTCTGAGATAACGGGCAGAGg GTACGATGTGCTATCAGGGAAACTGAGGGCAGGTGTCATCAACACTCTGAGTTTTGGAGGACAGTGCCGGAAAGTCTTCAGCGGGGACCACAAAGTGACATACAGACTGCCGCAGAACATCCTCAGATACAACTTTGAG GTGCAAGTAGACAATGAAGAGAGTGACGAGTCCTACGAGAGCTCCTGGTCTTACACGCAGCACATCCAGGCCAACGCCTTGATTGGACATGACCGCCGTACCTTTCACAAAGAGCTCACAGACAGCAAG GCCCACAGACTCATAATCTTGAAGAATAAGGTGGAGCTGGCCCAGTTTCAAAACTCTGCCCCTCAGTATTTGACTTTGTCGGAGGGTTTCTGGAAGGCCTTGTCATCTCTGCCCCTCACGTACGACTACTCAGCCTACCGCCAGATCCTGCAGCTTTATGGTACACACTACctgtcagagggttcactggGAGGAGAATACCAGGGCTTGCTGGAGTTCAATCTTCAGGCATTCTCATCAACTA GTACAACGGATATTGACTACCAGAGATGTTGGAGAAAAGTGAAGCGGTTTCTCTTCTTTAAGAAAGTTAAAACCATCTGCGAAAAAGTTAGAAAATCTCTGAGCTCAAGCTCCA GTGGCAGGGTAAACACAAAGCCCATTAAGGTCaacgtgtttggaggagatccAACTTTCATTAGTGCTCTGTCTGTTCTGGATCTGGAAAAGCCAGAGGTCAACGGAGAGATCTACCATGACTGGGCCTCTTCTGTCAAAGACTTCCCAGATGTCATCGATCAGAAG TTGCGCCCTCTGTATGAGCTGGTAAAGGAAGTGCAGTGTGCAGGTCTGAAGAAGCTCCACCTGAAGAAAGCGACAGAGGAGTACCTTGCAGAGGAGCATCCCTGTCACTGCCGGCCCTGCCAGAACAATGGCCAACCGATGCTGACAGGCACCGAGTGTCGCTGCGCTTGTCGGCCTGGAACATCAGGACCAGCCTGCGAGAGGGGAGCTGTGATTGGAGAGCAGCCAG GGGTGCTCCATGGCAGTTGGAGCTGCTGGTCATCCTGGTCATCCTGCTCTGGTGCTCAGAGATCAAGGACCCGGAGCTGCATCAACCCTGCTCCCAGCAGAGGTGGACGCCATTGTGTGGGGCAACAGATGGAGCAGAAACCTTGCGATGAAGCAGGCATCCAGTACTTACA GATGATGGAGCCCCACTGTTTTAGTCTTTCTGTAACCCCACCGAAAACATGTGCGCCACCTCCAAATCTGGGGAATGGATTTGTCCGG aACCCTAAAGATTTTTACACAGTTGGAAGCACAGTGGAGTACTCCTGCATAGACGGGTATTACCTCAGTGGACACGCCGTGGCCACATGTGCTGAAAACCAGAAGTGGAGTACAGGAGCGATGGTTTGTAAAA GTTCTATGTGTGAGATTCCTTCAGTGAATAGTTTAGTTATGGTCACGCCCAGTAAAGCAGCCTATCAGATTGGAGAGAGTGTGTCCCTGTCCTGTCCTGAGGGGTCGGTTCTGGGCAATGAGGTGTCTGATATTATGTGCTCTCCCAGTCTGCAGTGGTCTCCTTCTCCTGCTGAGGTTCACTGTAAATCAG GGCCCACCGCTCACCCTCCTCCTGCCAGTTTGAGATGTAAACTGTGGGAGAGTGTAGGCAAaagtggctgtgtgtgtaaaaTGCCCTTTCAGTGCTT AACATCTCTGCAGCTGTGTGCCAGGAGTGGCTCAAACTCAAGAAACTTAGTATTAGGAATTTGTAAACTCGGAGCACTTCAGTGTTTAGGGAGAAACTTCACGCTGGCCAGTGACAGTGACTGTGACTGGCCGGAAGAGACATTCACATCCTGTGAGGACTGCAAACCAGGGACAGTCTGTCAAG AATCAGCAAGAAAATGCATTTGTCAGGATGCATCCCAATGCCCGAAAGACTCCAGCCTCCTGTGCATTAGCCTTGATGATGGCACTGCCATGACCATGACGGAGTGTGAGGTGGGGGCCAGGCGGTGTGCCGGTGAACACGTCAACGTGACAAACATTGAGGCTTGTCCTGAGTAA